The Sphingobacteriales bacterium genome segment ACTGTTCAGCTATCCCATTGTGTTTAATATCAATATTTTATATTTTCCTAAAAAGAAATAAACCGCTAATTCTCGCTAATGAAACGCTAATTTTCGCGAAGATCAGCGGTCTAATCTGCGTTTATTCGCGGTAACAATAACAATTGGCAGCTGAACAGTAACTTTTTTTTATTTACTGTTTATCGCAAGGCCACAAAGTTTGTACAGTATTCTTGCCCCTGTAATCGCATCAATATCAGGGATCGGGCCAGGAGCTACCTCGCATAAATCAAAACCGATGATGGTTTTTTTCTGCTGAGAAAGTTTTTTTAACAGATACGAAACCTGATTAAAATCTAACCCACCCGGGACAGGTGTCCCCGTTCCCGGACAAAAAGAAAGATCAAGACCGTCAATATCAAAACTTACATAAACTTTATCAGGTAAACAGGAAACAATTTCATCACATATTTTATCCCATGTTTTCCCCAGATACATTTCCGAAAAAATCCGGCTGCTTTCAAACCAATGAATAAAAGAATTTTCACAAGCAAGTTTTTTTTCCGTCTCACAAAAGTCACGGATACCTACCTGTACGATAGAAGTTACTGCTTTGAGATTCATAGCATTATACATGATGGAAGCATGCGAGAACTCAAAACCCTCATAGGCATGGCGAAGATCAGCATGGGCATCAATCTGTAATATTCCAAACTGATCATGAAATTCGCACAATGCTTTCAGGCATCCATAGGGGATGGAATGCTCACCTCCGATAAGTCCCGGTATCTTTTTTTCCTGTATCAGGTTCCAACAGGCCGAATAAACCCATTCGTTTAATGCATTGGAAGCCGCATTTACTTCTTTGACAAAAGGGAATAATTTTGGATCATCCATATCTGTCCCTGATTCAAGCAAACGAATAACCCTCATGGATGTTTCCCTCAGACTTTTGCTTTTCTTTTTCAACGATTTATTGATACCTGCTGTGGCAATACCTTTTTCCCAGATATTGCCAAA includes the following:
- a CDS encoding agmatinase family protein — protein: MHSDTFNPDAPGVNNGNFFGLPFTAEESKIVLMGIPWDVTTSYRCGTSEGPEAILNASLQVDLYDADFGNIWEKGIATAGINKSLKKKSKSLRETSMRVIRLLESGTDMDDPKLFPFVKEVNAASNALNEWVYSACWNLIQEKKIPGLIGGEHSIPYGCLKALCEFHDQFGILQIDAHADLRHAYEGFEFSHASIMYNAMNLKAVTSIVQVGIRDFCETEKKLACENSFIHWFESSRIFSEMYLGKTWDKICDEIVSCLPDKVYVSFDIDGLDLSFCPGTGTPVPGGLDFNQVSYLLKKLSQQKKTIIGFDLCEVAPGPIPDIDAITGARILYKLCGLAINSK